The DNA sequence GGTAGCGGCGCTGACCATCTACGACATGTGCAAGGCGGTGCAGAAAGATATGGTGATCTCTCAGACACGCCTGCTGGAGAAGCGGGGCGGCAAGTCGGGACATTTCAAGGTTTAGTTCAAGGTTTTAGCCAAGGTTTAAGCGACAAGTATTTAGGGTAAAGATTATGATAAATGTGCTGTTTTTCGCCCAGGTGCGCGAACTATTAGGTGAGAGCACCATAGAAGTCGAGGCAAGCGAGCAGACCACCACAGCCGAAGGCCTGCGTGCCTTGCTGGCGGCCAAAGATGACAAGTGGGGCAAAGTATTGGCTTCAGACAAGCTACTGGTGGCGGTCAATCAGACCATCAG is a window from the Shewanella loihica PV-4 genome containing:
- the moaD gene encoding molybdopterin synthase sulfur carrier subunit — translated: MINVLFFAQVRELLGESTIEVEASEQTTTAEGLRALLAAKDDKWGKVLASDKLLVAVNQTISSWDTQVEDGDEVAFFPPVTGG